A genomic stretch from Vulpes lagopus strain Blue_001 chromosome 11, ASM1834538v1, whole genome shotgun sequence includes:
- the LOC121471903 gene encoding olfactory receptor 5B3-like encodes MGNRTEVTQFILLGLTNDPELQVPLFIMFTFIYLITLVGNLGITVLILLDSRLHTPMYFFLSNLSLADFGYSTAVTPTVMAGLLRGDQVISYSACAAQMFVFAVFATVENYLLASMAYDRYAAVCKPLHYTTTMTTGVCARLAIGCYIFGFLNASIYIGDTFCLSFCMNNEVHHFFCDIPAVMVLSCSDRYVSELILIYVVSFNIFFALLVILISYIFIFITILKMHSSGGYQKAIATCASHLTAVSIFYGTVIFMYTQPSSSHSMDTDKMASVFYTMVIPMLNPMVYSMRNKEVKNALKKIVLESKLSLGL; translated from the coding sequence ATGGGTAACAGGACAGAAGTGACACAGTTCATCCTGCTGGGACTAACCAATGACCCAGAACTGCAGGTTCCTCTCTTCATAATGTTCACCTTCATCTACCTCATCACTCTGGTTGGGAATTTGGGGATTACCGTGCTGATTCTCTTGGACTCCCGTCTCCACACTCCCATGTACTTTTTCCTCAGTAACCTGTCTCTGGCGGACTTTGGTTACTCTACAGCTGTCACACCCACAGTCATGGCTGGGTTACTTAGAGGAGACCAGGTCATCTCCTACAGTGCATGTGCTGCTCAGATGTTCGTTTTTGCTGTCTTTGCCACTGTGGAGAATTATCTCTTGGCCTcaatggcctatgaccgctacgCAGCAGTGTGCAAACCCCTCCATTACACCACCACCATGACGACAGGGGTGTGTGCTCGTCTGGCCATAGGCTGCTATATCTTTGGTTTCCTGAATGCTTCTATCTACATTGGAGACAcattttgtctctctttctgtatgaaCAATGAAGTCCATCACTTTTTCTGTGATATCCCAGCAGTCATGGTTCTTTCTTGCTCTGATAGATATGTCAGTGAGCTGATTCTTATTTATGTTGTGAGCTTCAACATCTTTTTTGCTCTCTTGGTTATCTTAATTTCCTACATATTCATATTTATCACCATCCTGAAGATGCACTCATCTGGTGGATATCAGAAGGCTATAGCCACCTGTGCTTCCCACCTCACTGCAGTGTCCATCTTCTATGGGACAGTCATCTTCATGTACACACAGCCCAGCTCCAGCCATTCCATGGACACAGACAAAATGGCATCCGTGTTCTACACCATGGTCATCCCCATGCTGAACCCTATGGTCTACAGCATGAGGAACAAGGAGGTCAAGAATGCTCTCAAGAAGATTGTTTTAGAGTCAAAATTGTCTTTAGGATTGTGA